Below is a window of Vibrio fortis DNA.
CATTTCCATACATCATTCAGACAGCTAATGACAAAAACGTTCCATAGAATTCTCTCCATACCAACATTGGAGAGAAATTATGAAGCAATATCGAAACCTATTATTAGCCTTACCGTTGATTGTACTAGCGGGGTGTAACTCTAGCTCGAACGGGACTCATAAAGCGAAAGTGAACAAGCCTGTCGCGGATTACAAATTCACTGAAGATGCTTTGAAAGAGACAGTGAGTGATCGCATGGATTTTTTTGAGGGGATTAGGCTTACCTTTGATGGGGCCGTCTATGAAACGACAGAGTTCTCTGAGGGTTTTGGTAGTGATGAAGTATTGGCAAAGCTTGTGGACAGCAATGGAAACAAAGTCGATGTTCTTCTCAGTGTTGATAATGGAAGTTGCTTTGTTTTACCGAAAAATGGTGTGCTAGATGGTTTCGACTGTCGTAGCGACAAACGAACGGTTTCTGGTGAGCAGACATTAATTCAATCACAAACACAAAATGGCAAGCAAGAAGTGCTGCTTGAGTATTACACCAATGGAATCGAAGAGATTGGATCGATCGGTTCAACAATCTTGACGGCTGTAGAGCGAGATGGGCGAGTTGATATAACGACAACTTTCGCCTTTGATGACTTTTTCCGCTTAGCAGGGCTGAATAGCGATGGCAGTAGAGCAAATTCGACTCTCGGTCTCACGACCTATTTGCAGTTAAAAGAGATTGTAAAAAGCCATATTGGTCAAGAAATGACGGTGAAGTTCGATAACCATATTGGCGGAAGTGCTGAC
It encodes the following:
- a CDS encoding alpha/beta hydrolase, with the translated sequence MKQYRNLLLALPLIVLAGCNSSSNGTHKAKVNKPVADYKFTEDALKETVSDRMDFFEGIRLTFDGAVYETTEFSEGFGSDEVLAKLVDSNGNKVDVLLSVDNGSCFVLPKNGVLDGFDCRSDKRTVSGEQTLIQSQTQNGKQEVLLEYYTNGIEEIGSIGSTILTAVERDGRVDITTTFAFDDFFRLAGLNSDGSRANSTLGLTTYLQLKEIVKSHIGQEMTVKFDNHIGGSADDDINMYTGLLIHKNNMHTVVTKNGSVFSGGTDLFAAGKTRTLQRAKQLDNFETLEQIGVHSWGSADKTAKDFPYTDESHRKQATYFNTVMGDKGIDFYLFTLDSAPFNGQHWITKADSDKYQFITNIE